The DNA region CGTGCACGACCGGGACGAGGCAGCCGGCAGCCCGTTCGGACGATGGGTGACGAGGCTCGCCGCGGCCGCCGAGCAGCTCGGTGCCGCCGAGCAACTCGGTGCCGTCTGCCTGGGGACGAACGACATCACCGGAGTCGCCGATCGCATCGGGTCGCCTGCCGTGACGATGCAGCGCGTCCGCCCGGACGGAGTGACGCTGTCGTGGACCGTCACGGGCGTCGATACCGCCCTGCAGGCCGGATTGCCGTTCTTCATCCAGTGGCACGTCGCACCGGAAGATCATCCGTCCAGGACGCCGGTCGGCCATCTCGTCGATGTGCACGGGATCGAGTGGGTGGAGATCGGAGTGGATGCCGACGCCTTGGAGCGTCACGTTGGCAGCCCGAGCATCCTGATCAGGGCCGGGAGCCACCTGGGCGGCGTACGAGCCGGCATCGCAACCGGTGGCGGCACGATCGTGCTCTGAGCCGCTCAGCAACTCGTGCTTGCGAGACTGAGCCCGGTGTCGGCGGCGAACACGTGGAATCGGGAGATGCGCACGGTGACCTCCCGACCGGGATCGGCGGGTGCGTTCCGACTCGACATCAGGAGGGTCCACCCGCCGGCATCGACTCGGGAGAGCAGGTTCGACCCGATCCGCTGGGAGCTCACGACCGCCCCGGAGATCGGCCCGACAGGGTCGACGGACACGTCTCCGGATCGGACGAGCACGTCCACCTCGTCGCCGATGTGAGGGTCGAGGTCCACCTGGCGCGGGTAGAGGACGAGCCCTCGGGCAGCCAGATGGGGCGTCCCCGGATCTCCGACCACCTGCATCCTGAGCACTGTGAGCGGCGCCAACGAGAGCAACTCGGCGACGAGACGGGTCGCCGGTCTGGCGTACATCTCTTGAAGGGAGCCGACTTGGGCGATGCGGCCATCCGCCATCACGGCTCCCCGGTCTGCGATCGCCATCGCATCCTCGGGGTCGTTCGTGGCGAACAGGGTCGTGAC from Acidimicrobiia bacterium includes:
- a CDS encoding VOC family protein; translated protein: VHDRDEAAGSPFGRWVTRLAAAAEQLGAAEQLGAVCLGTNDITGVADRIGSPAVTMQRVRPDGVTLSWTVTGVDTALQAGLPFFIQWHVAPEDHPSRTPVGHLVDVHGIEWVEIGVDADALERHVGSPSILIRAGSHLGGVRAGIATGGGTIVL